The DNA segment taattcacaaaatcaattgcgcacatttaaaataaagtttgtttacactttgacagcaatagactgacatgcaaggtgacatgtcaatgaagttttcagttactgttgccattaaaagaaattagtaccactagttttccgcaacatggcgagggtttttatgttcctggtcaggctatagatgAAACGTTTTTACCAAAAAGGTATATTTTGGTCTTGAAGACTTGTTTTCTGTATGTCATAGCTTGTGCCTACTGtatagaaataaagaaaacaaaatgtcactaaCTGACTGTCACATCTGTCAACTCAGCTGGTTTTTTGTCTATGGCTCGAAAATTTGACAGCTTTCGTATTGGTGAAGGCGGAATAGATTTATTTCGTTTCTTATTTTCATGATCTATTACTTTTTAGTGTGTAATACATCTTCAAAATATGATGTCCACTACAGAAGGAGAACTAGACATCGAGGTATCCCATGAACGGGAAGAGGGAGAGGTTAGAAAACAAGTTTTATATCGAGCGTCTTTGTGCAGTTTTTTGGTTTTAGCTTCTAACTGAATGTTTGTAGGCCAACAAAATTCACACCTTTGAGTCTTTAAGGGTTTGAAACATTGTACTGATAAGGAAGAGAACTTTATTACTAATAAAAGAGAAACTTTCGTGTCATGACGTTTGGGCGTAGATTAAAGACTTATAAAAAATGTTTGTCCGTTTCAGTTGGAGGATTCTGATGTAGAAGAGGGTACTTATATACCGTTGACCCGTCCAGAGGCCTTCAACCCGCCTTCTCTGGTTAATATGCAAATACAAGACGAGCAGAGTGACGAGGCGTCGTCTCACGAGTCGACGGCATCGGACTCGGACGAGGAGCCGCGGCGTCGGCCCAAGCGCACTAAGCTGCGCCTGCGCCGGCCCCAGCCCCAGGGCCAGCCGgacaaaaaagacaaatacaatGTTTGGTGCAAGGCTTTGCAGGTATACACCGAAGATTTTACTGTTCAAGAAGTGCCTAAGATGGCTATGCCTTCAACTAAGTATTATTTTCTTactcgattttttttaattttaggaGGATCTGTTAACAGAAGACATGGTCAGCTGTGATGTTACAAAAAAAAGCGATTATGGTGTTGAATCTTATGACTACACAATTAAGTATAGATTAGACGATAATTATATCTCTAAGAAAGTATTTACAAATGATAAAGACTTAGATGTCGATCGCACATCAAATAAGCGGAGGCATGTGGACCGGACTAATGTTAAGCTGAGGTTAGGCAAACGATTCAATGCCCACCAGGAGATGAGGGCAAAAGAAAAGCCACGGTATTTGCCAGATTTAGTCATGACGTCGCAAGATCCTATCGATCAAATTGCCAATGAAATAGCTGTAAACTTGGATGAAGAAAAGAAGGAATTAGTTGGtaagaaaattataacatttGAAAGAATAAAATAAGATAGAGCTATGGACTTATTGACTTTAAATGGCTgacataaaacattattttgataCTTGATAATCATAGGTGTCTAATAAGATCACTAAGCTTTTCataataagatttttattataaaattaatctgCAATTGTTCATTTCATTTTACAGTAAGGATTGTACAAGTATTAGGTGCACACAAAGCTATGGAAATATACAAAGACACACAGAGGGTTGAAGCAGATGGTGGGATGCTTGTTATGGTAAGTCCTTTTGCAATTTGTTGTATACAATGTACTGATAATTCAATCAATTGACTTCTAGTTTATATTTCTTCTTTGGCATCTCCTAGTGTCCAGTCAATTTTTGGTTACCACTTTAgttttcgttgcgggtccaatgacagtttaactttcccccgggacaaacttgaccttcactggttgggtttttattggcattcaagctgtagatctggctacacaggagttgcagcggtgggaacgagagttaAGAATAGTCCCATAACTGTTTTAGTTTTATGGATACCTTGTTAcctttctatttttttatttacagaatggtacACGTCGTCGCACGCCAGGGGGTATTTACTTCTTCCTTCTAAAGCGCGACAACGACGTCTCCCAAGAGATGGTGAACCAGATCTTCATAGAGGACCGTAAAGAAACCGTGCGTAAGATCAAGAAGTCCAGGGCGAAGACCCGCCAGAAGGTCATGGAGCAGCTTAAACAGAGTCTCACTGGTAAGTTTAAAAGAAAACCTGTAGGCCtgggatgcgcgccgtgataagcggttatcacgctattttatcgatttcgctcatacattttgacgtcgataaaatgtatcacggcgcgcattctAGCCCTTGAGGTTGTCAATTTGTTTTTTCTAATGGGAAACAAACGTCCGTCGGACAGTCTTTGATAATATTGATAGGGTAGTCTACACTACCAGTCAAATGACACACTAAATAGACCTCAGAATGTAATCTCTAGCCAAAAGAAATCTGATTTCACTCAGGTTACCAActcaaaataattagttttaggGTATTGAAATGTTAGGGTTTTTAAAGAGCTGTGGTGTCTTGAAATTGCTTGTTAAGGCAACCCAACCAACCCAATTTAGGGCTTAAGTTCTTCTTTTTCTCCTCTGTGGCTATTGTGTTTTTCCACATTTGCCTATGTCACGTTATCATAGCAATTACACACgtatattaaattataaaccTTGAGATCGAGTGCTGTCATTTTTGTCTATGCTTTCAGATTCCGAGCTCCCCTCGTTACTATCCAGAGGCGAAGCGACCGTCCAATCTGAACACGGCTCGAACCCGCCGCCGTCGCCCGCCACCGATGCGCGGGAGTGTTCCAGCGACACCGATGCGCACGATCTCGACGCAGCCTCCCCCGCGCGACCCCTCTCCCCCCTTCCCGACCGGACCGGCCGCAACATTCAAGAATACGAAGACGACGACTTCCTCGAAGTCATGTGCAACGACGATATGGACTTGTTCTAATTGGTGCCCACTTTAACGCTGCTAGTTGGTAAGTCGAACCGTTTCGGATGAGTGGCCGATGTACGTCACTGTTAAGGGTTAGTGAAACGCCTGATGGACCTTTTCGCGAGGCCTAAGAACTGACTGATCCAGTCTTAAATTTTAGATAGATTTTCTAAATTACTGTGACTAAAACTAAATTTTGAAATAGGCCCAAAGTTAAACGCGACATTGGTgatgttaaaattaaaacttgccAAAATTCAGATGTTACAGTCTCGAATGTTAGCGTTGCAAGCTGCGATGCCTGTGTATAAGGCTGAATGCCCTTACTCTGAAATCTATAATAGTTACCTAGAATAAGTCTTGATTTTACACCTTTATAAATAAAGGGcttctgtatttattttattatttgcgttCTTTCATTGCACCCTCCATAAAATGATCAACGTACAGGAACGTAGGACCGAATGGTGGATTTTAAATAGGTATAGATTTGTATAACCTGTCGTTTGACTATCGGATAAAATACCATGTTGGGCGCCACTTTTACATCTGTGTGAAAATACTTGGCACGGGCCTTAACGGTCGATTCGAGCTGTTGAAATGGGATGAGctattaattttttatagactaGATTACAAACCAAGTTTAATTATCCATTACACATACAGTCATAACTTGGCATAGTGCCTCAAAACTCTTTTTCCGTGTATGTAcatgtgtttttattttcttttattacctCTACTTCAAGTTAAAAATAAGCAACTTGTTatttctgtaaaatattttgttatgcACTTACTTGTATTTATatctttttgttaatttaagttcACGATTAGAAATTGTCTATTCAATAGAATAAGAAATTGGTATCACTTGTGCAGTGCATAAAGTGATATTAACAAATGAGAAAATCATGTTAAGTGTGTTCTATAAGGATTTCGTAGGAATGGTCTGAATGTATTTTGGCCAGTATTGGAGAAATGAGTTTGTCAGGAATAGTTCTATGTCAATATTATGGTGCcccattttaaaaatgtatattttataacTAAGGCCGTGAAGATCACGACTTAACGAAATATACGCACACTGTCCAGGTTATAGGAAGCAATAATCTGTTTATGTATTAAGTAATATCATACTTGTCACTATTACCATACATACCAAAGCATCAAAATCTCCTGAACTAGGTGGACAGAACACAAACTACTATAAAACCACTATTGTTTACACTTTGATCTCAAAATGAGGATTGAAAAGGAATTGGAATTCTTACTATTGGTTAACCACACTACACATTATTAGAATGTAAAAGTGGATAAAAATGAACATATTGTGAATCTGTTTACGATGTAAATTAACTTGTAATTTATAAACAAGATGAGCGATTTGTAAATTGGGCATTATGGTGTTCACATCcgcctaaaaatattttttataacagaATCCCAACTGTGGGTCAAATATCTTTGGCTGTAAAAATAGCTGTAGTAGTAGACAATAATAGCTTACTATCGTATGTGATCGGCGCACCCAGAGCTGTTGGCAGAAGCGAACATATTTTAGAATTTAGctgaaatcaaaattattgCTGATTGAGGTGTATtcctaaaattaaaagaaaaataaaataaaaataaagtcctACACTTTTGACTATATTTTTGGCAGATTAAATGATTGGAGTAGGTAGGCTGTTTTTCAGTATGTGATTACTATGCTATCACAACCTCTTCTAGTGTTTGTAAAACGTAATTAATTAGGTACGTGCACATTTtgtaaatgatttaatttaaaggtaTTTTATGTTACCAGTGCATGTTCACACTgtgtgacataatttttaatcgGAACACTGACTGTCTTGTCTTGTTGTATCGACCATTGTAAATTAAGTTATTAACAATGTACcatcttatgtagttataaCAATAagaggtgttattttgcaaaaatGTATTACAGATGTGTTGACTCATTTAATTTGTCTATGATTATAATATCCGTATGCAACCTTATCAAACGGGAATAAGTATGTTCgttacatttagtatgaaagtGTATACAATGTCTTATGAAAGTAAAGCATAGATAGCACTTTGTAGATATTATAAGCCTTACATTTTGTAAGTTTTAAAGACTGTCAGGTCTCCTGGGTCGCGCCATAACGCCTCAAAATGTTTCAAGTATGCTTTTATTAGATGAAACATAACACAATGGTAACTGTTTGTGAACCATGTTATATGGTAATGAGTGATTTTAATGATTGTCTTTTATAAGGAAGAGATACAAAAGATTGTGAATTATGGGAGTGTACAGTTTCTGGTTATTATTAGGACAGACTCAGAACTActttatataataaaaaaattgaaaataccCTGTTTTGTTTCTATTGATACCACTACAAACcccaaaattttgtgacattcAGGTGGCAtgctaaataaattaatattattattacaataacaaaaagtgtgtgaataaaatattttattgcttttcACCCTACCTCATAAgattactaataataattgaagacatAAGATGGACTTTAGTAATACGAGTAAATGCATTATAGTTAAATAGTGTAGTGAACACAAAACCTAAGTAAACTAAACATTTCTATACATTAATGTCATTAATTCAGGTACTGGAACTCCATTTTTCTTAAACATATAGCACCCAGAGCACATTCCAGGTTAATTGTTCCACAAGGCATTTGGGCAGTAAAGCTTACGGGAAATCTAGCATCTGAAAACAAAAATGCAATGCTATTTTAAAAGCTCACTtgatgaaaaaatattgtttataaagAGTGTACTATTTATAGcaacaaaaactaaataattatcaATATTCCAAGTaagactttaatttttttatgaattttaattgtaaaacaTAGTCCTTCTAAATAAGAAAGAACATAAAATGCCCCTACTCTCCTAGCCTTTAttttattgagtattgaaactACAGTCCCCAAGAGAGAATTAACCTAGGTTGGGGACCACTAAGAATACTTAGTTTTACTTTATttgaatataattttttatattttgtttacttacaAGTTGTGGAAGGCACTTCTCTACGTGTTCAAGGTCTACTCGGTCGCAGCTCTCTCGCAACGCCTGACTGGATGCCCTGAGGCAAGTCTCCGTCACCAGGCACTTTGCCACTTCAACAACCAGTGATAAGGCATCATTGCCTAGTTTAGTTTTGTTGTCTTGGAAGGACCCGTTTAGTAGATCTTTTATTATGTCCTGCAAAGTAAGATCACTCAGAGTATATGGATTTGCTTGATCTAACTTAATCCGAATTGAACTGAATGAACATGTAAAGAATCTTTGAAAAGGTAGAAGGAATATTTCAGTATGAATTTATATTCACTATTCAAGctgcaatttataataaatcaatGGTCCTATGTcgaaataatgaaaaaatatcaaacaaatTGAATTTAACTTTTCACTCACTAACCTGCTTGATCGTACTCTTGACGTTGGAAGTAACAGACGCAGGATCGATTTTTTCATCGTCATTTTCATTGCAATTGCGCGCCATGGCGacaaaaattaatttttttgaaaTAGAAACAACAATCAAGAAAACACTTTGCAAGCGTATtttgacgtttgaattttcgttCGGAAATCCCTCCCAATccgattttgttttttaatgtttgtaGCTCGGTCGTAAGCATATTCAGCCACCACTTGAATGCTATTGGAGGAGAAGGAAACCTATTCTCCAATCTGTCCTGTcagacagtggcggcgtagcatgtgttggcacccggggcgatgaccccccccccccctgtcATTAGTCATAAGGCACCCCCCAGGATTTCGAAGTTACCTAGcgattcgaagatgaaagacaatcgcatctcccccccccccctaacaTGACAATAATATAAGACCGTATCATTTGCccatttgccatgcagatgcgccagtgagtactaatctgcgcgacttgtgtcaccccctgatgcttggcaccggGGCGGACCGTTATAATTTGCATGTATGCagtgatatacagggtgactggaactgaacccgccatagctaatacgcgtatagaggaggtcatttgctaattattgaaccttactttctatagttaaagttttatagttaaggagatatgtcaatttttagacttttttcagatttttccgaaatttgacctaaaaactgcttcaatttattttctcgcgtgatttcaacagtttttttttatttgatattaatatcgaatatgtctttattcaaataaaataaatttctgatccaaataatgattgaatagctagttacgagccgccaaagtctaacaaaagtacaaaccactaTAAATAATTCTACTTCGAATTCGATTGAAACAAAacttaatggtgataatggattgccaatgatcttaaaaatatctctagcttctcttcgttccaatgatatatcacacgttgtaattagatattgaaatttgtcaaaaattcaaagtttatggaagacaatggagtaataatacaaaaattatccatacagtttactttgaattttttaaactcttttcatcataatttgattattgtttttaaattcatttttcaaaaaacacacaaaaatagttatgaaaaagagtatagcagaaaatatgagctgtttgaagaaactttgtatggataattttcgtattattactccattttcttccataaactttgaatttttaatcaatttcaatatctaattactacgtgtgatatatcattggaaagaagagaagctagagatatttttaagatcattggcaatccattatcaccattagtttttttttaaatcgaattcgaacttgaatttttatcgtggtttgtacttttgttgaactttgacggctcgtaactagttattgaatcattatctagatctgaaatttattttatttaactaaaggtttattcgatattagtatcaaataaaaaaatcggttaaaatcatgtgagaaaaaaaaattaagcagtttttaggtcaaatttcggaaaaatctgaaaaaagtataaaaattgacatatctcctaaactataaaactttagtcattgAAAGTAGGGTtgaataattagcaaatgacctcctctatacgcgtattagctatggcgggttcagttccagtcaccctgtatagcccTCCATAAGCAAGTAAATTATGCTATATTACAGAATAACACACGCAAATTAAgaaaatagtttaataaataacggaataacCACCTAAGATTCACTTAGCACAAGAAGTTTCAATAAATACATCATTCTTTCCTTTACATCTTGGTACGACTTATTCGTTAAGCTTTCAGTCAACACTTCTAACACGTTCTTCTCATCGAGGATTTCTAAAATAGTTTTGTTTGTATCTTTTCTCTCTTCTTTTGTGAGGTTGATTTTCAGCATTTCAAGGATGAGCTTGTCTTCGTCCCTCGTCCACTCCGGGATTTCTGATTTGATGGTCTCGTCTTCAAACATAATAATCATCGACCTTTCCGAGGCGTCGGAATCCTCAGGTTCTGATTTGCACGTGATCTGTGGTAAGAAGTCCGGTTCGGAAGGCGGCTCCtgcaagaaaaaataaaaatatttatggagCCAAATATTCGGAGTTACGCTTAAAAGCGATAATGCAATTAAAATTTGAGACccttatgtatttaatttggGGGAactattatgatttattttccATAATAATCCTgcacaaaataaagaaaatgattTACCACTTTAGTGCAAGGGGTAGTACTAAAGTTGTCTTCTACGGCAGTTTGTAGTGGCGCTTCACTATCAGTAGGCATTTCAATGTCTTCTTCATCActgtaaacaatatttttaatattattcctTTTGGTAAGAATTCAAAATATCTGCACCTGAGTTACGAATCAGTCTTATTAAGCCGGGTATAGACGGGTGTAATGTAATTAATCCACAGTGTAATGTAACACGAATTCTACGCGTGGACGGCACTATGAGCGTTACATATAAAGTGCTGCCCGTACtatttccattacattac comes from the Ostrinia nubilalis chromosome 17, ilOstNubi1.1, whole genome shotgun sequence genome and includes:
- the LOC135080071 gene encoding centromere protein X-like codes for the protein MARNCNENDDEKIDPASVTSNVKSTIKQDIIKDLLNGSFQDNKTKLGNDALSLVVEVAKCLVTETCLRASSQALRESCDRVDLEHVEKCLPQLMLDFP
- the LOC135080070 gene encoding phosphorylated adapter RNA export protein; the protein is MMSTTEGELDIEVSHEREEGELEDSDVEEGTYIPLTRPEAFNPPSLVNMQIQDEQSDEASSHESTASDSDEEPRRRPKRTKLRLRRPQPQGQPDKKDKYNVWCKALQEDLLTEDMVSCDVTKKSDYGVESYDYTIKYRLDDNYISKKVFTNDKDLDVDRTSNKRRHVDRTNVKLRLGKRFNAHQEMRAKEKPRYLPDLVMTSQDPIDQIANEIAVNLDEEKKELVVRIVQVLGAHKAMEIYKDTQRVEADGGMLVMNGTRRRTPGGIYFFLLKRDNDVSQEMVNQIFIEDRKETVRKIKKSRAKTRQKVMEQLKQSLTDSELPSLLSRGEATVQSEHGSNPPPSPATDARECSSDTDAHDLDAASPARPLSPLPDRTGRNIQEYEDDDFLEVMCNDDMDLF